A window of Loxodonta africana isolate mLoxAfr1 chromosome 3, mLoxAfr1.hap2, whole genome shotgun sequence genomic DNA:
tcataacaatacCTGTATTTACCTCAGCCATCTTGCACACACTGCTAGAGGATGGGCTTCATTGTTAGAGTCAGTAAAACGACCCATCTAATTTAAACTCAGGGAACCCAGTCCACAAACCACTTGTGGGAACTTGGACATGAAAAGATAATGGTGGTGTGGTGGTAGCTGTTTATATTTCAGAAGCACTGAGTTACACAGTCAGCAAAAGAAAAGTGAGCCACTTGATAAAAACGGATTTGTTTGTTACAGAGGTTATAATTAGCTTGTAATTTACTGATGTTTTTAGGACTTAGTTTGTCTCAGGAATTTGTAACATACAGGAATTGTCTTTGCCTGTTCGCCATCTTAAAGCAGTATTCGTAGGCAGGGAAAAAATGTCCTGAAACTTGGTTTCAAGCCCCAAGGCCTAATTGCCATACTTATATTCCCATATGGGgctttggtggtacagtggttaagagactggctgttaaccaaaaggtcggcagttcaaatccaccagctgctccttggaaaccctatagggcagttctgctgtgtcctgtagggtcactatgagtcggaattgactggatggcaacaggttatgttCCCATATAGTTAGGATATAGAGTGTTTGAGCTTTTTTGCTGGTGTTAAAAATGCTTAACGAAAGATGCCAGAGGTAGGCCCGTTAAACCCAATTCATGGATTGTTTATACCAACAAAAAGCCCATTTTAATTACTTGACATTAATATTTTAAGCTATTGTATCACCGAGAGTATACCAGTTAAAGTGCAGAGCTGTTTATCAGCAGCCTGTTCTTACAGGCATTTGACTTGTGAGTATATGTCAATATGATGAAATATAGTATTGACATGGCTGCAAGTTTAAAAGGAATCATTAACAAGGTACCTGAGTAAAATAACTCATGGTACTGCTCACTCAAATTCTGTACATGCTAGAACTGGCTGGAGTCTGTGGCGTGCTCATTGGTAAGAGTTGACAGGACTATGCTTGTTTCTTCACAGCACTGTGTGGGAAAGCTAGCCTCTTGAACATTCTTGCTCTGAGTGGACTAGAGtaacttttggtatttctgtctGTTAAGAGTGGTCTAAAGATACCAGGAACTTTGGCTGAGGCCTCTACTTGCTTCTGGCTGTATGGATAGCTTTCAGCTAATGAATAAGAGGCAGTAGCCAGTCTTGATTTGAACGGTTCAGATTGATCTTTATTAAGAGAAATACTCAGCCTTTGGATTGCTGAAGGTCTGACCCATAGACTATAATATTGTACATATTCTATCTAAATTAGACTAACCATTGACTTGATCCAGTTCAAATGTTAACTGACTTGGTTTAGCATCTGGTCTGTGCAGGTTATTGACAGATGTTTGATTCAAACTCTTGACTAGTCAAACCGTATCCTTATTTGTATTCTCAATACTGAGGAATTTTTGCTTGCAGAAACCGAAGGCTCAGAAGAGGaggataaagaaaatgacaaggcCGAAGAAATGCCAAATGATTCAGTTCTTGAAAACAAGGTAACTTATTATTCGCTTAGTACCCCACTGTTGCTTTCTTACTGTAGGACTGTGAGTTGCTAGCATAGGTATGAATATTATAGATAGCTGTTCCTTGGTTACAGATTGAGTATTCTTTAACCATGCCTAGAACGGACAGATATATTTGATTCCAGAGGGTCTTATCTTACAGGGCAGATTTACACCTCACCGATAGGTGATGATGGTAAGGAGATGATTTAGTATAGAAACTTTTAGGGACCTTTTTAGGGGAGAAAGTCTGAAATTTAAACCctgcatcagtttttttttttttaagccatgctAAATTATGCACTTAAGTTTGTATAGTCTAAAGATGCCTTTCTTGTACTTCTGCCTAATACCAATAATTTGGATATACTTTAGTCTCTTCAAGAAAATGAAGAGGAGGAGATTGGGAACCTAGAGCTTGCCTGGGATATGCTGGATTTAGCAAAGAtcatttttaaaaggtaaaaCTCTATGCTTTTAAACTCAGGTTGGGAGCTTGGTGGTTGAAGATAGAAAGCAGTTAAGATTAAACACGTGCTGTTACAGGTTTCTGATGGACTTTTCATCTTTTAGGCAAGAAACAAAAGAAGCTCAGCTTTATGCTGCACAGGCACATCTTAAACTTGGAGAAGTTAGTGTTGAATCTGGTAAGACATGAAAAAATTCCCTCTTTCCTCCCTTATTTCCTTTCCCCCTAGTTGTTCTTCTAATAAACTCCTTAAAATTCAGCTCAATGATCATAAGTTGTGGGCTTTAAAAGAGTAATAGGTTCATTATATAGTCCCTAGAACAACGTACAGTCTCTCATAAAACATACTTTCCTGAAAGTCTCCAAGTTAGCTTTGTtagtcattttgatgttttttgtaGTTAAGTGTCCTGAAGATGCTACAAAGAAAAATGCAATGGAAAACCAGGGGGCATTCTTACAGAATGGGCCTGAAATTTGGAAGTACTTTGCAGTAAATGCTGTCCCTTTTCCCTTTATTTTAGAGAACTACGTGCAGGCTGTGGAGGAGTTCCAGGCTTGCCTAAACCTGCAAGAGCAGTACCTGGAAGCCCATGATCGCCTCCTTGCAGAGACCCACTATCAGCTAGGCTTGGCCTATGGGTACAACTCTCAGTATGACGAGGCAGTGGCACAATTCAGCAAATCTATTGAAGTTATTGAGAAGAGAATGGGTAAGTGAGCACTAGCTGTTCCATGACGATCTTGATGGATCCAGCTACTGAcaaggtaaaaaaacaaaaagatcttTTTGTAGTAACTGTTACTGATCACTTTAGCCTGTTCTTTGTAGCTGTACTAAATGAGCAGAAGAAGGAGGCCGAAGGATCACCTACTGAATATGAGAAAGAAATTGAGGAGCTGAAGGAACTGCTACCTGAAATTCGAGAGAAGATAGAAGATGCAAAGGAGTCCCAGCGTAGTGGGAATGTAGCTGAATTGGCTTTGAAAGCTACTCTGGTTGGTTCAGTTTCCTTCTAACATTTTGATAATAGCATGTTTGTTACCATTGAAGGCATCATGGTGTTAGTGTTCTCTTTGTTAGGAACTGTAGTCATGATTTTGGTACCAGGGAGTTGGTGGTCAGAGGGTATGTAGGAAGCTCATTTAATTATTCTACTGAATAGTACAGTGGATGAGAGAATACACTCTGGAGCCAGTCtgtctgggtttgaattccaTCTTTACTACTTAGTATATGAGTGATCATGGGCACCTACATTATTTATTTCTCTGCCTTAGTTGGCTgatgtgtaaaatggggataatagtatctGTGTGTAAAATAATTCTGACAGTAGTAATtgattgtttcaacaaatgtaagGCATTGTTTCCGTCTCCGAGAACTCTTACATAGATGAATGTGGCATTGAGGGCTTTAACCCCAGATTACCTGGCTCTGCTTTTGGCAGCTGGGATACTGGGGAGCTTTATACCCTGTAGGTAATGATAGGATATGGAGGGTTTAATGTAATGTTTCACTCTGCCTTTGCTCAGGATAGGGGAGGCTGGGGGTAGTGTGGCATGAATGACCCCACTACTATATGGAGGCCAGCCACTAGCATTTCAGGTCTTAATCAGTTGCTTGGATGGTGAGTACCCTTGTAGGATTGTGGATGGCCTGGGTTCTATTCCTGGGACCCACTTGGGTTTGTCGTCTCTCACAGGTGGAGAGTTCTACTTCAGGTTTCACTTCTAGTGGAGGAGGCTCTTCAGTCTCCATGGTGGGTATTCAGGCGATTTTTGTCACTTAACATTAGGCCTCAAGTGATTGTCTAATATATAGTTTGTATATTGCTAACAAAGACTTACTTTTGCCAGATTGCCAGTAGAAAGCCAACAGATGGTGCTTCCTCATCAAACTGTGTGACTGATATTTCTCATCTTGTCAGGAAGAAGGTAAATTTATACTCTGTGGTTTTGTTTCTTCGACCCTTTTCACAGTCTGCTTTTGTTGTTCCCAAGTGATTAACGAGGGATACCTTTCTGATAAACACTGCAACACTCAAGGGTGGTGAGGATATTTGTGTGAAGATAGTTTTCACTGCATACCTCTTCTAGCAGGTTCTGCTGGCCTTCCCCAGCTTAAGGGCTATCAGGAAAACTGCTGAGGAGGACTGGCCAGGTGAGGCCCTCTTAGAGAGGCTGGCAGGTGTTGACAACAGTTATTCAGCAGCAGACCTGCTGCTACCTGAGCTGCTGTGAGTCTGCCTTCTGCCTGCTGTTGTAGTAGTTCCTTTCTCTTGTAGGAGAGTCTTAACTCCTGCTTGGTTTCCGGATTCAAGGACAGGAGTCTGGTTACTGTTCAGATCTAATCCTTACTCCCAGCCCACCAACCTTTCCAGTAAGGAGGCTAAATTTGTATGTGTTGGGACAGACTGGCTGATTCTGTAGAGTTCACACGGGCATCTGACCCCCCATCATTACCCTTTGGCTAGGGACAGACTCTTAGAGCTGTGAGTCTTGTTATTCAGGATCTTTGcaccagagaggttaaggaagtgttctggagttagatatgttgtctttttaaaaaaattaagtacattTGTGAAGACTTCCCAATTATATCTTTAGAGGAAACCAGAGGAAGAGAGTCCCCGGAAAGATGATGCAAAGAAAGCCAAACAAGAGCCGGAGGTGAATGGAGGCAGTGGAGATGCTGTCCCCAGTGGAAATGAAGTTTCAGAGAACATGGAGGAGGTGGGCAGTTAAGCAAGGCTTGGCCTCCTGTCTCATTCCCCTTTGTTGTCAGGGTCTGGGGAAACCGGTCTTCCCGAGTGTGTGCTCCCCACCTTGAGCCTGTTTGGGTTGCTTGAGTGTAGCCCTcataaaaggcaatgaaaggaaacaGGGAGTCTCATTGACAAATGGAACCTGTATATCACAGGTTCCCCTTTAATGAATGTCTGAGAAGGCACTTGACTGACAAgcctgttgagtcacttctgctTGCTCCGTTCCATGTAATACATGAATACTGGCCCTGTCAGTAATGTCATAAATAATCACATTCAAAGAATTCAGGAAATGGCCTTAAGACTTTGTGGCTGACTGTGTCCCTCTGTTAGTGTAAGGAGCAAAGCAGAGTTTGCAAGATCTGTGTTCATGTCCTCTGACTCAGACCTGATTGGTTATATAAAATGAAATGGCTTAAGCCAGGGTCACTTATGCCCAGGCTCCCTGTTTGTCTTTCAGGCTGAGAATCAGGCTGAAAGCCGGGCAGCAGTGGAGGGGACAGTGGAGGCCGGAGCTACAGTTGAAAGCACTGCGTGTTAAGAGAGGGAGCAGAGACTTCCTCTTGAGGGAAAGTTTTTTTGTATATAATGTATTTTTTCACTTTTGGGGGATTCTTTTTATATAACTTCAATAAAGATTGTAAGCAAAGGTTGAGGCTTCGAtggtttttcttaaaatattgacTGAATCTGTGCCTTGGAGCACTCCAGGTTTTATATAGTggccaaaggtttttttttttttttaaatcccttctGTACTGACCTCTGTGCTGGAAGTTTTAATTCCCAATTTCTGTGTAATGTGTAGGTGATCAGATCAAGTATGACTTTAGGCCCCTCATCTTCCAACGGtgctatattttccatttttaaatgccTGGCTGAGCCCAGCTGTCTTGCAAACCTTCAGTGGTGCTGTCCCTGAATGGGAACTACAAAGAGAAGACTTGATGAAGATCTTGCTCTTTGGTGCTGATCATGGATGATGGACCTTGGCTGTTTGCTCTAAGGCAGCCTCCAGTCAGGCCTTGGGTGGTTCTGTTCTCTACCCACCTCTCCAACTGGGGCCTTAATCCTACCTTggaaaaagaactttgaagaaaaCTTGGGGAAAGTGATCTCTGAGGAAAACAACTGGTCTATTTAATTGTAGAGAATTGAGTTCAGTGGTTTGAAAGGCTGAGGGATTGTGTTGGACACTTTGAATGTGGTTGGAAGAATCTTTGTGGGGAGGCTGGCtggttgttctataattttctgtatagaaAGGTTGAACTGTATTAAAACTTGGAATTGTTACCCTTCTGCAGTTCTGACTTCTCAAATAAATATGCTAAAAGGCTCCTGGGCCGGACTTGTGCTTAAAGATCTTAACAGTGGGATGCTGGGCTGCCTGGAGCAGTTCAGTGTGGGATGTGGGGATTTTATTTAATCATTCTAATACCCACAGGGCTACTTAGGATAGACAGTAGGTTAAAATCTACTGTTTTAACATCCTATGATGCACACAGAGGGACCCCCAAGTAAACCGCAGTTTTCAGCATTGATTTTTTTGCTACTCAAAATGGAGTTTTTTTGTGGCCTGGTAACAGTGACTCACGGCTGCAGAATCTCTGGCTTATTCTGGCTTTGAACTTCCTTCCTGAACATGCTCTTGTATTGGGTGTTCTGTGtcctgaggctttttttttttttttggtcaggccAGTACAGTTATGACACAATTGAGTCTCAGACTCCTGACCTCCTCTGATTGACAGTGGGATCTGGGGCCAGGACAAGTATAGATGTCACATGTGATCCCACTTGGGCTAGGACCCTACCCTGAATCTATAAATACAGAAGGCTACAGAGCTGCTTATTTATGAGGAGCTTAAATGTCTGGAAAGTTTCTTGGAGGGTGTTCTGAGCTGGGATTTGTATGAAGTGCAGCAATAAGAATGGCTTTAAGCAAAAGACCAAGTGGGAATGAGTTTATCAAGTTCCATTAGCTGGAATTAAAATACCCCTCGTCACCTTACAGAGAACTTCCTATGTGCCGAACGGTGTTGTAAACATGTGGgacactcatttaatccttacatcaatctgttttataaaagaaaacaagcacGGAAAGGTCAAGTACTCATGGAACGTGGTAAAGCTGTGGTTGGAACTAACACTGTGCTCATAACAGCTGTTTGACTTCAGACCCTATGTTAGGATGTGGAGTAGTAAAGCCACAGGTCTGAGAACACAGCTCAGTCCAGGCCCTAGTCCTGTGCATGTTAAGACACTCATATCTGCAGTCAGTATCTGGGCTCAGAAACTCATGGGGGTGGGACAATACTCTGGTGAGGACCCAAACTCTCATCTCTATCTTTGAGTCCATTAAGGGGTTCCTCTGCAGGAGGTGGTGGATCAGCAAAGCCAGCTGAGGGGGTGAGGGTGCTGGCTTCCAGCGAAGATGAGCTGGACATCTGTGGAATGGGGAAAGACAGGTCCTTAGCAAGACTGTAGACGTTAAGAGCACAGGTTTTGGTGTCAGACTACCTTAATTTGATCCTGTCTTGACGATGTACTGTGAACCTACTTAAAACCTGCTtgtgccttgatttcctcatctgttacaTAATGATGTTGGGTACTGTCGAGGTAATTCGGCTCATAGCGATCCCAcatgacagaggagaattgctccATGGAATAGTCTAGGCTTTAAtgttcacaggagcagattgccagctctttatCCTGCTGAGCAGCTTGGcgagttcaaacctccagccttttagttagcaacctggttgcatcaccagggcttattaataaaaacaagcaaaaaccaaagccactgctgtcaagtaaattctgactcatagcgaccctgtagagttTTCTAAGGCTattaatctctacagaagcagactgccacaccttttctTGAAGAGCTGCTGCAGTTTCGAACTGCAGACTCTTCAGTTGGCAGTTGAGtgccttcaccactgtgccaccagggctagtaCCTATCTAATAGGGatgtgaaagagccctggtggtgcaatggttaagcactcagctaacaGGTTGGTTCATACCCATCAGTTGCTTCATGGATGAAAGCTGTACCAGTCTGTTTCAAttaagatctacagccttggaaaccttatgggggcagttatactctgtcctatagggtcgctatgagtcggagttaatgtaatggaagtgggtttgggtttttggaaaTGTAAGCTGTTGCGTTAATGTACAGAAAGCATTTGGTAGTAACTGGCATACAGCGGTCAATCCAAAGGCTGGCTATTATAACTATACCTTTGGTACCCCTATCTCCAGTTGGACCCTCACCAGAGGTGGGTCCTGGTACTCGTGGGCATTTGCTGGGTTGACCTCTGCCAGTGTCTGGACACCTGCATCTCTCGCATTCACCAGCCGCAGAAAGAGCTCAGCCTCACCTGCCTGGGGAGAGGCAACATGGTACTGCATCTGTATCTTGGATGACAAGACCCAGCCCCCACCCTTCATACTCACCTGGGGAATCCCGTTCAGCTGCCCAAGGCTAAGGCTGGAGTCCACAGGAAAGGACTGAAGTGGGAGGCGCCAGCGGCCACTTAACACCTGCTGATCCCGGTTGAATAGTACTAGGGAGGCCCAGGCCTTTGGTTGTGGTGTCCTAGCCCATGCTAGCCCCTGCCAGGCCCACAGCTCACAGACCAAGGATACTGATGGTGAGGGTGGCAGTCTGCAGAAAAACCAAAAAGGTATCAGCAGAACTGCATGCCTTTCTAGGATTCAGTCCTCAGAGCTAATGGTCCTGTACACAGATGAGAAACTTTGCCAGGGTAAGGACACTAAGAGACAAGCCTCAATTGTGGCAAAAAGCCCCAAAATCATAATCCCAATGTACTGACCTGGGCACAGGCTGCCTGCTGGCAAGGATAGCACAGTTGCCCATGGGCCCAGGAGCTGGAGGTGGGGGCAAACAAATGGCGGGGGGCAACGCCGTGGTCCCTCCTGTATCCTGTCCATCTCGAGCCAAGCCAGTCACTAGCTGCACCCAAATCCAAGAGGCCTCAAGGCCTCGCAGGAAGTCATAGAAGATGACCAGACCGGCCCTGGGGAATGCTGGTCTAAGCACACAGGCATGCAACCCTCCCTCCCAGCCAGCTTCCCACTCCTAACTGGCCTTAGTTGGTCTTGACTAGCAGTGGTGACCAAGTCAGATGGCTGGCAGAGGGGGCAGGTCTCACCCAGGGTCGTAGGGGTCAGGGCCCAGCACGTCAGACGGTGGTAGGAGGTGTGGGTCCAGCCCCAGGTTCCTAACCGTAGTTCCAGAAAGCAGCGGCTGTCAGGGAACAAAGGACACTCCAGAAAGCCTCCTAGCTGCCCATGCTCCCTCAATTGCAAAGAGCAGAGCTGCCCGATTCCACCCCTTGGGTCCTCACAGCCTTGCCAGCGCCACCCCAAAACACGGCGTCTGTGGCTGGTGGAAACGGCGGCAGTGGGGGAGCCACCAGCGGCGGGAGGAGTGGGGGATCTCCCCTACCCCTCAGGTGAGCTCTGGGACTGGGCAGATCCCTGGGACCTAGGAGCAGAGAAAAAGTTAGGCTCTGCTGAGCAGGGAGCTAAGACTGGGCTACCATACCACTACTCTGAGAGCCCAGCCCGTGAATGAATTCGCGGAGTCACGGGGATAAAAGAGGCACACACAGAAACATGGTGACACGCGAGGACACAGACGATACGGGGCACAAACACCAGTTTCAGTTCCCGTACATGGTCCCACTACCCCTTCCTCTGAGCCCGGGCTGCTAAAGGTACGGCTGTTAGTACTGACCCCAGGGCATTCTGCCTGCACCCCTCTGCATCTGCAGACACAGGATTTCTGCCTCCAGGCGCTGGTTCTCGGCCTCAACTACCCGAAGCTTCCCCGAGGCGGCACCTGCCCTTCTTTCTGAGAGGAACAAGTCTGATCTGTCACGTCTGACTAATGGCCGGCTGGGTCCCGTTCTGACCAGCTCTCCAGTCATAGGACTCTCTGGACAAGGCTGGACTTGGGGGCTCATTCTAATCACTACCACAGAGACCACCCAGGTTTCCTACCACGGGGCCTCAGCTCAGGTGGTTCTCCTCCCAGGACTAAGACCACCGCTTCTGAGAAGCCCTCTGGGCTGGCCC
This region includes:
- the NASP gene encoding nuclear autoantigenic sperm protein isoform X4, whose protein sequence is MGFCIPVYSPKMQRLSAATPGRSYSRIEEDAPAPSTSADKVESLDVDSEAKKLLGLGQKHLVMGDIPAAVNAFQEAASLLGKKYGETANECGEAFFFYGKSLLELARMENGVLGNALEGVHVEEEEGEKTEDESLVENNDNIDETEGSEEEDKENDKAEEMPNDSVLENKSLQENEEEEIGNLELAWDMLDLAKIIFKRQETKEAQLYAAQAHLKLGEVSVESENYVQAVEEFQACLNLQEQYLEAHDRLLAETHYQLGLAYGYNSQYDEAVAQFSKSIEVIEKRMAVLNEQKKEAEGSPTEYEKEIEELKELLPEIREKIEDAKESQRSGNVAELALKATLVESSTSGFTSSGGGSSVSMIASRKPTDGASSSNCVTDISHLVRKKRKPEEESPRKDDAKKAKQEPEVNGGSGDAVPSGNEVSENMEEAENQAESRAAVEGTVEAGATVESTAC
- the CCDC17 gene encoding coiled-coil domain-containing protein 17, with protein sequence MASPSGEPEFLTCGACDMVFRSQALLATHTHRFCIGHSSQKVTLGAQPSTATEPGSLVVRASLAMDGHSGAPEEPQGIPDQEASKWALKRLTEEVQRLRLCLQEMQSRVTEIPRGSEGHWRCSGSEAPPQDLNSNATGSPDERLRALNENYARRVAETKAQGRALERRGEELSQRLEGVARTRGGIARPLGLERELRELWTDAGRTRGALKALEGRVQQLQPLTGPRLKAFAEAELGFPVVQANPGTLAAEIGALHEAYVRGGGRDPGLLGQMWQLQVEASALELWRSRARRGKQEGRAGAASGKLRVVEAENQRLEAEILCLQMQRGAGRMPWGPRDLPSPRAHLRGRGDPPLLPPLVAPPLPPFPPATDAVFWGGAGKAPLLSGTTVRNLGLDPHLLPPSDVLGPDPYDPGAGLVIFYDFLRGLEASWIWVQLVTGLARDGQDTGGTTALPPAICLPPPPAPGPMGNCAILASRQPVPRLPPSPSVSLVCELWAWQGLAWARTPQPKAWASLVLFNRDQQVLSGRWRLPLQSFPVDSSLSLGQLNGIPQAGEAELFLRLVNARDAGVQTLAEVNPANAHEYQDPPLMSSSSSLEASTLTPSAGFADPPPPAEEPLNGLKDRDESLGPHQSIVPPP